One part of the Tenacibaculum sp. 190130A14a genome encodes these proteins:
- a CDS encoding deoxynucleoside kinase, producing MHVAIAGNIGAGKTTLTKLLAKHYNWEPHFESVDENPYLDDFYAEMERWSFNLQVYFLNSRFRQVLELRKSGKKIIQDRTIYEDAHIFAPNLHAMGLMTNRDYSNYASLFELMENLVTPPDLLIYLRADISTLVGQIHKRGRDYENSISIDYLSRLNERYEAWISKYTKGKLLIIDVDNLDFVENQEDLGYIIDRIDAQINGLF from the coding sequence ATGCACGTAGCAATAGCAGGAAATATCGGAGCTGGTAAAACGACTTTAACTAAATTATTGGCAAAGCATTATAATTGGGAACCTCATTTTGAATCAGTAGACGAAAATCCTTATTTAGACGATTTTTATGCAGAAATGGAACGTTGGTCTTTTAACCTTCAAGTATATTTCTTAAATAGTCGTTTCCGTCAAGTTTTAGAGCTACGTAAATCTGGAAAGAAAATCATTCAAGATAGAACCATTTATGAGGATGCACATATCTTTGCTCCAAATCTACATGCCATGGGATTAATGACTAATAGAGATTACAGCAATTATGCATCTTTATTTGAATTGATGGAAAACTTAGTAACACCTCCAGATTTATTGATTTATTTACGTGCAGATATTTCTACGTTAGTAGGACAAATTCATAAACGAGGAAGAGATTATGAAAACTCAATTAGCATTGACTATTTAAGTAGGCTAAATGAGAGATATGAGGCATGGATTAGTAAGTACACAAAAGGTAAATTATTAATTATTGATGTTGACAATCTTGATTTTGTTGAAAATCAAGAGGACTTAGGTTATATTATAGACAGAATTGATGCACAGATAAATGGGTTATTTTAA
- a CDS encoding response regulator transcription factor, whose amino-acid sequence MNKSIKVLLAEDEPSLGQIVKESLETRDFEVLHALNGEEAYSTYQNNKPDVLVLDVMMPKKDGLTLAKEIRQENKHIPIIFLTAKSQTKDVVEGFEHGGNDYLKKPFSMEELIVRIHALLNRVNLKTDVENISIGNYVFNHTKQTLAFNNEKQTLTHKEAELLLHLTEKKNEVLDRTFILNKLWGDDDFFNARSMDVFISKLRKKLKQDENIQIINVRGYGYKLIC is encoded by the coding sequence ATGAATAAATCAATCAAAGTTTTATTAGCTGAAGATGAACCTAGTTTAGGACAAATTGTAAAAGAGAGTTTAGAGACAAGAGACTTTGAAGTATTACATGCTTTAAATGGAGAGGAAGCTTATTCGACTTATCAAAATAACAAACCTGATGTTTTGGTATTAGATGTTATGATGCCTAAAAAAGATGGGCTTACCTTGGCTAAAGAAATTAGACAGGAGAACAAACACATTCCTATTATATTCTTAACAGCAAAATCTCAAACTAAAGATGTCGTTGAAGGTTTTGAACATGGAGGAAACGATTACCTAAAAAAACCTTTCTCAATGGAAGAATTAATCGTAAGAATTCATGCTTTATTAAACAGAGTTAACTTAAAAACCGATGTTGAAAACATTTCGATAGGAAACTATGTTTTTAACCATACCAAGCAAACCTTAGCATTTAACAACGAAAAGCAAACTTTAACCCATAAAGAAGCAGAACTTTTATTGCATCTAACCGAAAAAAAGAATGAAGTTTTAGATCGAACTTTCATTTTAAATAAATTATGGGGAGATGATGATTTTTTCAATGCAAGAAGTATGGATGTGTTTATTTCTAAGCTTAGAAAAAAATTAAAACAAGACGAAAACATTCAAATTATAAATGTTCGAGGTTATGGATATAAATTGATTTGTTAA
- a CDS encoding HAMP domain-containing sensor histidine kinase yields the protein MNTKKNRWILYLISITIVATIGIQAYWNLKNYQQNKQRVINEIQQSLDDAVEMYFTNISKDYFTIVEKDSLSKAGIEKKSQLLKTVFPIPKNKKSDSLFKDPSFKITSFSFSTDSEKEYKKLDSSFFKQIIIDTETRLQKTDTLKSEFKVKQITQFNKDGKTGVHYTAPNTIEEVQVFRGKKASDSLQLLKNLKTIVISIQNDSLKLNELDSIFKSKLLTKNINTSFNLNHFKHDTIFNTSKNIHNNIFLLESDASPVFLKEDERIQIEYTNPTREALKRSITGILLSLILSLAVISSLFYLLKIINQQKELAEIKNDLISNITHEFKTPITTVSTALEAINNFNAIDDKEKTKKYISISSVQIEKLHLMVEKLLETATLDSEKLLLKKEPINMVELIEALVKKHQFTTSNKTIAFSSNKNTIETTIDVFHFENAISNLIDNAIKYGGNAIEIHLQQILNTLEVTIADNGPGIEKNQQDKIFDKFYRIPKGNTHDVKGFGIGLYYTKKIIEKHNGIISLTSKPNNTVFKIVLNHE from the coding sequence ATGAATACAAAGAAAAACCGCTGGATTCTTTATTTGATAAGTATAACTATAGTAGCTACTATAGGTATTCAAGCCTATTGGAACTTAAAAAACTATCAACAAAACAAACAACGTGTTATCAATGAGATTCAACAAAGTTTAGATGATGCTGTAGAAATGTATTTCACTAATATTTCTAAAGACTATTTTACTATAGTAGAAAAAGACAGCCTTTCAAAAGCCGGAATAGAAAAGAAAAGCCAACTTTTAAAAACAGTTTTTCCAATTCCTAAAAACAAAAAAAGTGATTCACTTTTTAAAGACCCTTCTTTTAAAATAACTTCTTTTAGTTTTAGTACAGATAGCGAAAAAGAGTACAAAAAATTAGACTCTTCTTTTTTCAAACAAATTATTATTGATACCGAAACTAGACTTCAAAAAACAGACACTCTAAAATCTGAATTTAAGGTTAAGCAAATAACTCAATTTAACAAAGATGGAAAAACAGGGGTTCATTATACTGCTCCAAATACCATTGAAGAAGTACAGGTTTTTAGAGGTAAGAAAGCCTCTGATAGTTTGCAACTTTTAAAAAATTTAAAAACAATTGTGATATCAATTCAAAATGATTCACTAAAGTTAAATGAACTCGATTCTATTTTTAAAAGTAAACTTCTAACTAAAAATATTAATACCAGTTTTAACTTAAACCATTTTAAACATGATACTATTTTTAATACTTCAAAAAATATTCACAACAATATTTTCTTGTTAGAAAGTGATGCTTCTCCTGTTTTTTTAAAAGAAGATGAACGCATTCAAATTGAGTATACAAATCCTACTCGCGAAGCTTTAAAGAGGAGTATTACAGGAATCCTATTATCTTTAATTTTATCGTTAGCTGTAATTTCAAGTTTGTTTTACTTGCTCAAAATAATTAATCAACAAAAGGAACTAGCTGAAATTAAAAATGATTTAATAAGTAATATCACACACGAGTTCAAAACTCCAATAACAACAGTTTCTACGGCTTTAGAAGCTATTAATAACTTTAATGCTATTGACGATAAAGAGAAAACAAAAAAATACATTTCTATATCGTCTGTTCAAATAGAAAAACTACATTTAATGGTTGAAAAACTATTAGAAACCGCTACGTTAGACAGTGAAAAACTACTCTTAAAGAAAGAGCCAATTAATATGGTTGAATTGATTGAAGCTTTGGTTAAAAAACATCAATTTACAACCTCAAATAAGACTATTGCTTTTTCTTCAAATAAGAATACTATTGAAACAACCATTGATGTTTTTCATTTTGAAAATGCCATTTCTAACTTAATAGACAATGCTATAAAATATGGGGGTAATGCTATTGAAATTCATTTACAACAAATATTAAACACACTCGAAGTAACCATTGCCGATAATGGACCTGGAATTGAAAAAAATCAACAAGATAAAATCTTTGATAAGTTTTACAGGATTCCAAAAGGAAACACTCATGATGTGAAAGGTTTCGGTATAGGATTATATTACACTAAAAAAATTATTGAAAAACATAACGGTATTATTAGTTTAACCTCTAAACCCAACAATACTGTTTTTAAAATTGTTTTAAATCATGAATAA
- a CDS encoding GLPGLI family protein: MKRLAGLLILISSFAYGQSFTGRATYKTHRKIDIKMNEGKGAPSSEIQKQLQEQLKKQFQKTYTLAFNNYESTYKQEAQLSAPQPTNGVQIQIVGSGGGTDVLYKNVKEKRYANKTEISGKRFLIKDNLPDLGWEMTGETKTIGKYTCYKAERSREEERRSFSVDEEGKEEDKTEKVTVKTVAWYTPEIPVSNGPSLHWGLPGLILEIQEGKQTIVCSEIVINPSDKIEIEEPKKGKKVTQEKYDKIMDEKSKEMMERFKNKRKSRGNDGNSISIEIQG, translated from the coding sequence ATGAAAAGATTAGCAGGATTATTAATATTGATAAGTTCGTTTGCATACGGACAGAGTTTTACAGGACGAGCAACATATAAAACACATAGGAAGATTGATATTAAGATGAACGAAGGAAAGGGGGCTCCTAGTTCGGAAATTCAGAAACAATTACAAGAACAATTAAAAAAACAATTTCAAAAAACCTATACGTTAGCGTTTAACAACTATGAATCTACTTACAAACAAGAAGCCCAATTGTCTGCTCCTCAGCCTACCAATGGAGTGCAAATTCAAATAGTAGGTAGTGGTGGCGGTACAGATGTATTGTATAAAAATGTAAAAGAGAAACGATATGCTAACAAAACTGAAATCAGCGGTAAACGTTTTTTAATCAAGGATAATCTGCCTGATTTAGGTTGGGAAATGACGGGAGAAACAAAAACAATAGGGAAGTATACTTGTTATAAAGCAGAAAGAAGTAGAGAAGAAGAGCGAAGAAGTTTTTCGGTAGATGAAGAAGGAAAAGAAGAGGATAAAACAGAAAAAGTAACTGTAAAAACTGTAGCTTGGTATACTCCAGAAATTCCTGTAAGTAATGGACCTAGTTTACATTGGGGGCTTCCAGGATTAATTTTGGAAATACAGGAAGGAAAGCAAACGATTGTATGTTCCGAAATAGTGATTAATCCGTCAGATAAAATTGAAATAGAAGAACCAAAAAAAGGAAAAAAAGTTACTCAAGAGAAGTACGATAAAATTATGGATGAGAAATCAAAAGAAATGATGGAACGTTTTAAAAATAAAAGAAAAAGTAGAGGAAACGATGGGAATTCTATTAGTATAGAAATTCAAGGATAA
- a CDS encoding GLPGLI family protein: MKKLLLGLLCIGSLTISAQKNFQGKAIYQSKTKMNMNFGNRQLSEEQKKRIEQRMKSFSERTYVLNFNANESLYKEEERLGNPNGDRGGRFQSMMSSFSNGVQYKNVKEKELLESKEFFGKNFLIEEKLDDLKWEMTGETKQIGQYTCLKATVVKKVEDLDFRRFRPRRNRNNEEGKEETPEVKKEVLVTAWYTPQIPVSNGPGEYGGLPGLILELNAGKTTVLCSEIVLNPSEKQEIKKPTKGKKVTREEYDKIAQKKMEEMREMFQRRRGGNRSRGRGRF; the protein is encoded by the coding sequence ATGAAAAAACTACTTTTAGGACTTTTATGTATCGGTTCTTTAACCATATCTGCACAAAAGAATTTTCAAGGAAAAGCAATCTATCAGTCGAAAACTAAAATGAATATGAATTTTGGGAATAGACAACTTTCAGAGGAGCAAAAAAAACGTATTGAGCAACGTATGAAAAGCTTTTCAGAAAGGACATATGTGCTAAATTTTAACGCCAATGAATCATTATACAAAGAAGAAGAAAGATTAGGAAATCCAAATGGAGATAGAGGTGGGAGATTTCAAAGTATGATGAGTAGCTTTTCAAATGGTGTACAGTATAAGAATGTTAAAGAGAAAGAACTTTTAGAAAGTAAAGAGTTCTTTGGTAAGAACTTTTTAATAGAAGAAAAGTTAGACGATTTGAAATGGGAAATGACTGGAGAAACGAAACAGATTGGTCAATATACTTGCTTAAAAGCTACTGTGGTTAAAAAAGTGGAGGATCTTGATTTTAGAAGGTTTAGACCGAGAAGAAATAGAAATAATGAAGAAGGTAAAGAAGAAACTCCTGAAGTGAAAAAAGAAGTGCTTGTTACAGCTTGGTATACACCTCAAATCCCAGTAAGTAACGGACCGGGTGAATACGGCGGTTTACCTGGGTTAATTTTAGAGTTAAATGCGGGAAAAACTACTGTTTTATGTTCCGAGATCGTATTAAACCCGTCTGAAAAACAAGAGATTAAAAAACCTACTAAGGGCAAAAAGGTTACTAGAGAAGAATATGATAAAATTGCTCAAAAGAAAATGGAAGAAATGAGAGAGATGTTTCAACGAAGAAGAGGAGGTAATAGAAGTAGAGGAAGGGGACGTTTTTAA
- a CDS encoding TonB-dependent receptor, translated as MKTKIFIVIFMAVWGINAQISVTGIVKDSIGSPLEMANVIAINTDTKKLDSYGFTDAKGRYKLNLKRNSSYNVKVSYIGMKTASLSLQTNESDIKKDIELSSDESLDEVNITYKMPVQVKGDTIVYDADSFKSGTEKKLGDVLKKLPGVEVNDDGEIEVEGKTVKKVMVEGKDFFDGDSKLATKNIPANAIDKVEVLKNHSEVQQLSRVTDNEDNVVINLKLKEGKKRFWFGEVSAGVGPDERYITHPKLFYYSPKFSLNVISDFNNIGDIPFTWRDYFKFTGGFRGIGDGGTSLNLSNDLGFLLMRNNRAKAVDSKFGAVNFSYSPKKTLDFSGFGIYSGMKTTIEENSVRNYINQDLIETTNNNTFQQNDLGLVKLSTSYKPNTNNQLDYDAFIKVSKLSENQNLISNRLANGTETSVPINELNQQTPFSINQNLNYYYTLNENHIFSFEGQHLWQDEDPFYNTQLDQLSGAIVNPLSLSLTGPYNLNQNERVKTNKLDAKVDYFYVLNSKSNLNATFGTTLSTQQFKSSIYEILSDSSRRELDDQTAKNDVEYSFSDFYSGLHYKFVSGIFTFNQGATLHTYSAKNTQLGTEVDNSFTKLLPDAYIKVNLKKSETLRLSYRMQVSFTDVTRLAEGFVLNNYNSLYSGNRDLENALSHNFSLRYSNFNMFNYTNIFGSITYNKRIDGIKGSSIQDGIDRVSSSINSAFPDETIAANGRFEKSFRKFKVSVGGNVSYSKSNNIFINPQTSIAENRVSKSFNQSYRTKFSTNFREAPNFDIGYNFSINNYDQGNSNNTFTTHSPYVNFDAFFLKSFVFNSRYTYNNYRSQERTINNYSFWDADITYQKKGSSWEYKIGITNILNTTSLNQDNTVENVFNSTSSYIVQPRYAVLSVKYNL; from the coding sequence ATGAAAACAAAAATATTTATAGTCATATTTATGGCTGTATGGGGAATTAATGCACAAATTTCGGTAACCGGGATTGTAAAAGACAGTATTGGTTCTCCTTTAGAAATGGCCAATGTAATTGCTATCAATACAGATACAAAAAAGCTTGACTCTTATGGGTTTACAGATGCTAAAGGTAGGTATAAACTTAATTTGAAAAGAAATTCAAGTTATAATGTAAAGGTGAGCTACATTGGTATGAAGACTGCTAGTTTGTCCTTACAAACGAACGAGTCCGATATTAAAAAGGATATAGAGCTTTCTTCTGATGAATCGTTGGATGAAGTAAATATTACTTATAAAATGCCAGTACAAGTTAAGGGAGATACCATTGTCTATGATGCAGACAGTTTTAAAAGTGGAACAGAAAAGAAATTAGGAGACGTTCTAAAAAAGTTACCTGGTGTAGAAGTTAATGATGATGGAGAAATTGAGGTAGAAGGGAAGACAGTGAAAAAAGTTATGGTGGAAGGAAAGGACTTTTTTGACGGAGACTCTAAGCTGGCTACAAAAAATATTCCCGCCAATGCAATAGACAAGGTTGAGGTATTAAAAAATCATAGCGAAGTACAGCAATTAAGTAGAGTTACAGATAACGAAGATAATGTTGTCATTAATTTAAAATTGAAAGAAGGTAAGAAACGTTTTTGGTTTGGAGAAGTCTCAGCAGGAGTTGGTCCTGACGAACGTTATATAACACATCCTAAACTCTTTTATTATAGCCCGAAGTTTAGTTTAAATGTTATTTCTGATTTTAACAATATTGGAGATATTCCATTTACCTGGAGAGATTACTTTAAGTTTACTGGCGGATTTAGAGGTATAGGAGATGGTGGAACTTCTCTTAACTTATCAAATGATTTAGGATTTTTGTTAATGAGAAATAATAGAGCCAAAGCAGTTGATTCTAAGTTTGGAGCTGTTAACTTTAGTTATTCACCGAAGAAAACTTTAGATTTTAGTGGTTTTGGAATTTATTCTGGAATGAAAACTACGATTGAAGAGAATAGTGTTCGAAATTATATAAACCAAGATTTAATTGAGACAACAAATAACAACACTTTTCAGCAAAATGATTTAGGGTTGGTAAAGTTGAGTACGAGCTACAAGCCAAATACCAATAATCAATTAGATTATGATGCATTTATAAAAGTTTCAAAATTGTCTGAGAACCAGAATTTAATTTCTAACAGGTTGGCGAATGGAACAGAGACTTCAGTTCCAATTAATGAGTTAAATCAACAAACGCCTTTTTCTATAAATCAAAACCTGAACTACTATTATACTTTAAATGAGAATCATATTTTTTCTTTTGAAGGACAACATTTATGGCAGGATGAAGATCCGTTTTATAATACACAACTAGATCAGTTATCTGGAGCAATTGTAAATCCACTTTCATTAAGTTTAACAGGGCCATATAACTTAAATCAAAACGAACGAGTTAAAACGAATAAGTTAGATGCTAAGGTTGATTATTTTTATGTGTTAAATTCAAAAAGTAATTTAAACGCAACTTTTGGAACTACTTTAAGTACACAACAATTTAAATCTAGTATTTATGAGATTTTGTCAGATTCATCAAGAAGAGAATTGGATGATCAAACAGCAAAAAATGATGTAGAATATTCCTTTAGTGATTTTTATTCTGGATTGCATTACAAATTTGTTTCTGGAATTTTTACATTTAATCAAGGAGCAACATTGCACACCTATTCAGCCAAGAACACGCAGTTAGGAACTGAAGTTGATAATAGTTTTACAAAATTGTTACCTGATGCATACATTAAAGTAAATCTTAAAAAGTCAGAAACTTTACGATTAAGTTATAGAATGCAGGTAAGTTTTACAGATGTAACCAGATTAGCAGAAGGATTTGTTTTAAACAATTACAATAGTTTGTATTCTGGAAATAGAGATTTAGAAAATGCACTTTCTCATAATTTTAGTTTAAGATACTCTAATTTTAACATGTTTAACTACACCAATATTTTTGGTAGTATTACTTATAACAAAAGAATTGATGGAATAAAAGGAAGTTCTATACAAGACGGTATTGATAGAGTTTCTTCTTCAATTAATTCTGCTTTTCCAGATGAAACCATTGCAGCAAACGGAAGGTTTGAAAAAAGCTTTCGAAAGTTTAAGGTAAGTGTAGGAGGGAATGTGTCTTATTCTAAATCGAATAATATATTTATAAATCCTCAAACTTCAATTGCAGAAAACAGGGTGTCTAAGAGTTTTAATCAATCCTATAGAACTAAATTTAGTACCAATTTTAGAGAAGCACCTAATTTTGATATTGGTTATAATTTCTCTATTAATAATTACGATCAAGGTAATTCTAATAATACATTTACTACGCACAGTCCTTATGTTAATTTTGACGCTTTCTTTTTAAAGAGTTTTGTATTTAACTCGCGTTACACCTATAACAATTATAGAAGCCAAGAAAGAACAATCAATAATTATAGTTTTTGGGATGCTGATATAACTTATCAAAAGAAAGGTAGTTCATGGGAGTATAAAATTGGAATTACGAATATTTTAAATACTACATCTTTAAACCAAGATAATACGGTAGAGAATGTATTTAATAGTACTTCTTCTTATATAGTACAACCGAGATACGCTGTGTTAAGTGTAAAATATAATTTGTAA